Proteins from a genomic interval of Dermacentor variabilis isolate Ectoservices chromosome 8, ASM5094787v1, whole genome shotgun sequence:
- the eRF3 gene encoding eukaryotic translation release factor 3 isoform X1, which yields MDTSSPEAQVAPDNWEDHSVEINNADGDDEMAKSFSKLNVDAPPFVPSFATLQMAQLDPPEKGNEDSPSDKKDSDKEDSASMDDSPADWECVTLEDSPQDAGGGDQTPSTGDEDERMDVTSKPRKKPPKDDDQGPKKEHINVVFIGHVDAGKSTIGGQLLYLTGMVDKRTLEKYEREAKEKNRESWYLSWALDTNQEERDKGKTVEVGRAYFETENKHFTLLDAPGHRSFVPNMIGGACQADLAVLVISARKGEFETGFERGGQTREHAMLAKTAGVRHLVVLVNKMDDPTVEWSEERYNECKEKLVPYLRKCGFNPKTELTFMPCSGLTGAYLREVAPPDVCPWYRGPPFLEYIDSLAPLSRSADGPFRMPAVDKYKDMGTVVLGKVESGSARRGQQLLLMPNRRTVEVLQLWSDEDETNVITSGENVKVKLKGVEEEEVSPGFVLCDVVNQCKVAKVFDAQVVILEHKSIICPGYSAVLHIHAAIEECSVKTIICLVDRKSGEKSKTRPRFVKQDQIAIMRMECAGVVCMEPFKEFPQMGRFTLRDEGRTIAIGKVLRVVE from the exons ATGGACACATCGTCTCCCGAAGCGCAAGTTGCGCCGGACAATTGGGAGGACCACAGCGTTGAGATCAACAACGCCGACGGAGACGACGAAATGGCAAAGTCGTTCTCCAAGCTGAACGTGGACGCGCCGCCGTTCGTGCCTTCCTTCGCCACGTTGCAGATGGCACAGTTGGACCCTCCAGAGAAAGGCAACGAGGATTCGCCTTCAG aCAAGAAAGACAGTGACAAGGAGGATTCTGCAAGTATGGATGACTCTCCAGCAG ACTGGGAATGTGTGACGCTGGAGGACAGCCCACAGGATGCAGGTGGGGGTGATCAGACGCCCTCGACGGGGGATGAGGATGAACGCATGGACGTAACCTCCAAACCACGCAAGAAACCGCCCAAGGACGACGACCAGGGTCCTAAGAAAGAGCACATCAACGTCGTCTTCATTGGCCACGTTG ACGCCGGCAAGTCTACCATAGGAGGCCAGCTTCT ATATTTAACAGGGATGGTAGACAAGCGGACATTGGAAAAGTACGAGCGGGAagcgaaagaaaagaacagaGAATCTTGGTACCTCTCCTGGGCACTAGACACAAATCAG GAAGAGCGTGACAAGGGCAAGACTGTGGAGGTGGGCCGTGCCTACTTTGAGACGGAGAACAAGCACTTCACACTCCTGGACGCGCCGGGTCACAGATCTTTTGTGCCCAACATGATTGGAGGTGCCTGCCAGGCTGACCTGGCTGTGCTGGTGATCTCGGCGCGCAAGGGGGAGTTTGAGACGGGATTTGAGCGAGGGGGCCAGACGCGAGAGCATGCCATGCTGGCCAAGACGGCTGGGGTTCGACACCTGGTCGTCCTGGTCAACAAGATGGACGACCCCACAGTGGAATGGTCCGAAGAGAG GTACAACGAGTGCAAGGAAAAGCTGGTGCCATACCTTCGCAAGTGTGGCTTCAACCCCAAGACTGAGCTGACATTCATGCCCTGCTCGGGACTGACGGGGGCCTACCTGAGGGAGGTGGCGCCCCCTGACGTGTGTCCCTGGTATCGGGGGCCCCCGTTCCTAGAGTACATCGACAGCCTGGCCCCGCTTAGCCGGTCTGCCGATGGCCCTTTCCGAATGCCTGCTGTTGACAAGTACAAG GACATGGGCACAGTAGTGCTGGGCAAAGTGGAGTCCGGGTCGGCAAGGCGAGGCCAGCAGCTGTTGCTGATGCCCAACCGGCGGACTGTTGAGGTGCTCCAGCTCTGGTCCGACGAGGACGAGACGAATGTGATTACTTCGGGGGAGAACGTCAAAGTCAAGCTCAAGGGTGTAGAGGAAGAG GAAGTGTCTCCAGGGTTTGTGCTGTGCGACGTGGTGAACCAGTGCAAGGTGGCCAAGGTGTTTGACGCGCAAGTGGTCATCCTGGAACACAAGTCCATCATCTGCCCTGGCTACAGCGCCGTGCTGCACATTCACGCTGCCATCGAGGAGTGCTCGGTCAAG ACTATCATCTGCCTAGTGGACCGCAAGTCAGGCGAGAAAAGCAAGACGCGGCCACGGTTTGTGAAGCAGGACCAGATTGCCATCATGCGCATGGAATGCGCAGGCGTTGTGTGCATGGAGCCATTCAAGGAGTTCCCCCAGATGGGACGCTTCACCCTGAGGGACGAAG GTCGCACCATTGCCATTGGGAAGGTGCTGCGGGTGGTGGAATGA
- the eRF3 gene encoding eukaryotic translation release factor 3 isoform X3, whose product MKRAMRHKKDSDKEDSASMDDSPADWECVTLEDSPQDAGGGDQTPSTGDEDERMDVTSKPRKKPPKDDDQGPKKEHINVVFIGHVDAGKSTIGGQLLYLTGMVDKRTLEKYEREAKEKNRESWYLSWALDTNQEERDKGKTVEVGRAYFETENKHFTLLDAPGHRSFVPNMIGGACQADLAVLVISARKGEFETGFERGGQTREHAMLAKTAGVRHLVVLVNKMDDPTVEWSEERYNECKEKLVPYLRKCGFNPKTELTFMPCSGLTGAYLREVAPPDVCPWYRGPPFLEYIDSLAPLSRSADGPFRMPAVDKYKDMGTVVLGKVESGSARRGQQLLLMPNRRTVEVLQLWSDEDETNVITSGENVKVKLKGVEEEEVSPGFVLCDVVNQCKVAKVFDAQVVILEHKSIICPGYSAVLHIHAAIEECSVKTIICLVDRKSGEKSKTRPRFVKQDQIAIMRMECAGVVCMEPFKEFPQMGRFTLRDEGRTIAIGKVLRVVE is encoded by the exons ATGAAGCGTGCTATGCGAC aCAAGAAAGACAGTGACAAGGAGGATTCTGCAAGTATGGATGACTCTCCAGCAG ACTGGGAATGTGTGACGCTGGAGGACAGCCCACAGGATGCAGGTGGGGGTGATCAGACGCCCTCGACGGGGGATGAGGATGAACGCATGGACGTAACCTCCAAACCACGCAAGAAACCGCCCAAGGACGACGACCAGGGTCCTAAGAAAGAGCACATCAACGTCGTCTTCATTGGCCACGTTG ACGCCGGCAAGTCTACCATAGGAGGCCAGCTTCT ATATTTAACAGGGATGGTAGACAAGCGGACATTGGAAAAGTACGAGCGGGAagcgaaagaaaagaacagaGAATCTTGGTACCTCTCCTGGGCACTAGACACAAATCAG GAAGAGCGTGACAAGGGCAAGACTGTGGAGGTGGGCCGTGCCTACTTTGAGACGGAGAACAAGCACTTCACACTCCTGGACGCGCCGGGTCACAGATCTTTTGTGCCCAACATGATTGGAGGTGCCTGCCAGGCTGACCTGGCTGTGCTGGTGATCTCGGCGCGCAAGGGGGAGTTTGAGACGGGATTTGAGCGAGGGGGCCAGACGCGAGAGCATGCCATGCTGGCCAAGACGGCTGGGGTTCGACACCTGGTCGTCCTGGTCAACAAGATGGACGACCCCACAGTGGAATGGTCCGAAGAGAG GTACAACGAGTGCAAGGAAAAGCTGGTGCCATACCTTCGCAAGTGTGGCTTCAACCCCAAGACTGAGCTGACATTCATGCCCTGCTCGGGACTGACGGGGGCCTACCTGAGGGAGGTGGCGCCCCCTGACGTGTGTCCCTGGTATCGGGGGCCCCCGTTCCTAGAGTACATCGACAGCCTGGCCCCGCTTAGCCGGTCTGCCGATGGCCCTTTCCGAATGCCTGCTGTTGACAAGTACAAG GACATGGGCACAGTAGTGCTGGGCAAAGTGGAGTCCGGGTCGGCAAGGCGAGGCCAGCAGCTGTTGCTGATGCCCAACCGGCGGACTGTTGAGGTGCTCCAGCTCTGGTCCGACGAGGACGAGACGAATGTGATTACTTCGGGGGAGAACGTCAAAGTCAAGCTCAAGGGTGTAGAGGAAGAG GAAGTGTCTCCAGGGTTTGTGCTGTGCGACGTGGTGAACCAGTGCAAGGTGGCCAAGGTGTTTGACGCGCAAGTGGTCATCCTGGAACACAAGTCCATCATCTGCCCTGGCTACAGCGCCGTGCTGCACATTCACGCTGCCATCGAGGAGTGCTCGGTCAAG ACTATCATCTGCCTAGTGGACCGCAAGTCAGGCGAGAAAAGCAAGACGCGGCCACGGTTTGTGAAGCAGGACCAGATTGCCATCATGCGCATGGAATGCGCAGGCGTTGTGTGCATGGAGCCATTCAAGGAGTTCCCCCAGATGGGACGCTTCACCCTGAGGGACGAAG GTCGCACCATTGCCATTGGGAAGGTGCTGCGGGTGGTGGAATGA
- the eRF3 gene encoding eukaryotic translation release factor 3 isoform X2 has product MLKCATLADKKDSDKEDSASMDDSPADWECVTLEDSPQDAGGGDQTPSTGDEDERMDVTSKPRKKPPKDDDQGPKKEHINVVFIGHVDAGKSTIGGQLLYLTGMVDKRTLEKYEREAKEKNRESWYLSWALDTNQEERDKGKTVEVGRAYFETENKHFTLLDAPGHRSFVPNMIGGACQADLAVLVISARKGEFETGFERGGQTREHAMLAKTAGVRHLVVLVNKMDDPTVEWSEERYNECKEKLVPYLRKCGFNPKTELTFMPCSGLTGAYLREVAPPDVCPWYRGPPFLEYIDSLAPLSRSADGPFRMPAVDKYKDMGTVVLGKVESGSARRGQQLLLMPNRRTVEVLQLWSDEDETNVITSGENVKVKLKGVEEEEVSPGFVLCDVVNQCKVAKVFDAQVVILEHKSIICPGYSAVLHIHAAIEECSVKTIICLVDRKSGEKSKTRPRFVKQDQIAIMRMECAGVVCMEPFKEFPQMGRFTLRDEGRTIAIGKVLRVVE; this is encoded by the exons ATGCTGAAATGCGCTACACTGGCCG aCAAGAAAGACAGTGACAAGGAGGATTCTGCAAGTATGGATGACTCTCCAGCAG ACTGGGAATGTGTGACGCTGGAGGACAGCCCACAGGATGCAGGTGGGGGTGATCAGACGCCCTCGACGGGGGATGAGGATGAACGCATGGACGTAACCTCCAAACCACGCAAGAAACCGCCCAAGGACGACGACCAGGGTCCTAAGAAAGAGCACATCAACGTCGTCTTCATTGGCCACGTTG ACGCCGGCAAGTCTACCATAGGAGGCCAGCTTCT ATATTTAACAGGGATGGTAGACAAGCGGACATTGGAAAAGTACGAGCGGGAagcgaaagaaaagaacagaGAATCTTGGTACCTCTCCTGGGCACTAGACACAAATCAG GAAGAGCGTGACAAGGGCAAGACTGTGGAGGTGGGCCGTGCCTACTTTGAGACGGAGAACAAGCACTTCACACTCCTGGACGCGCCGGGTCACAGATCTTTTGTGCCCAACATGATTGGAGGTGCCTGCCAGGCTGACCTGGCTGTGCTGGTGATCTCGGCGCGCAAGGGGGAGTTTGAGACGGGATTTGAGCGAGGGGGCCAGACGCGAGAGCATGCCATGCTGGCCAAGACGGCTGGGGTTCGACACCTGGTCGTCCTGGTCAACAAGATGGACGACCCCACAGTGGAATGGTCCGAAGAGAG GTACAACGAGTGCAAGGAAAAGCTGGTGCCATACCTTCGCAAGTGTGGCTTCAACCCCAAGACTGAGCTGACATTCATGCCCTGCTCGGGACTGACGGGGGCCTACCTGAGGGAGGTGGCGCCCCCTGACGTGTGTCCCTGGTATCGGGGGCCCCCGTTCCTAGAGTACATCGACAGCCTGGCCCCGCTTAGCCGGTCTGCCGATGGCCCTTTCCGAATGCCTGCTGTTGACAAGTACAAG GACATGGGCACAGTAGTGCTGGGCAAAGTGGAGTCCGGGTCGGCAAGGCGAGGCCAGCAGCTGTTGCTGATGCCCAACCGGCGGACTGTTGAGGTGCTCCAGCTCTGGTCCGACGAGGACGAGACGAATGTGATTACTTCGGGGGAGAACGTCAAAGTCAAGCTCAAGGGTGTAGAGGAAGAG GAAGTGTCTCCAGGGTTTGTGCTGTGCGACGTGGTGAACCAGTGCAAGGTGGCCAAGGTGTTTGACGCGCAAGTGGTCATCCTGGAACACAAGTCCATCATCTGCCCTGGCTACAGCGCCGTGCTGCACATTCACGCTGCCATCGAGGAGTGCTCGGTCAAG ACTATCATCTGCCTAGTGGACCGCAAGTCAGGCGAGAAAAGCAAGACGCGGCCACGGTTTGTGAAGCAGGACCAGATTGCCATCATGCGCATGGAATGCGCAGGCGTTGTGTGCATGGAGCCATTCAAGGAGTTCCCCCAGATGGGACGCTTCACCCTGAGGGACGAAG GTCGCACCATTGCCATTGGGAAGGTGCTGCGGGTGGTGGAATGA
- the eRF3 gene encoding eukaryotic translation release factor 3 isoform X4 has product MDDSPADWECVTLEDSPQDAGGGDQTPSTGDEDERMDVTSKPRKKPPKDDDQGPKKEHINVVFIGHVDAGKSTIGGQLLYLTGMVDKRTLEKYEREAKEKNRESWYLSWALDTNQEERDKGKTVEVGRAYFETENKHFTLLDAPGHRSFVPNMIGGACQADLAVLVISARKGEFETGFERGGQTREHAMLAKTAGVRHLVVLVNKMDDPTVEWSEERYNECKEKLVPYLRKCGFNPKTELTFMPCSGLTGAYLREVAPPDVCPWYRGPPFLEYIDSLAPLSRSADGPFRMPAVDKYKDMGTVVLGKVESGSARRGQQLLLMPNRRTVEVLQLWSDEDETNVITSGENVKVKLKGVEEEEVSPGFVLCDVVNQCKVAKVFDAQVVILEHKSIICPGYSAVLHIHAAIEECSVKTIICLVDRKSGEKSKTRPRFVKQDQIAIMRMECAGVVCMEPFKEFPQMGRFTLRDEGRTIAIGKVLRVVE; this is encoded by the exons ATGGATGACTCTCCAGCAG ACTGGGAATGTGTGACGCTGGAGGACAGCCCACAGGATGCAGGTGGGGGTGATCAGACGCCCTCGACGGGGGATGAGGATGAACGCATGGACGTAACCTCCAAACCACGCAAGAAACCGCCCAAGGACGACGACCAGGGTCCTAAGAAAGAGCACATCAACGTCGTCTTCATTGGCCACGTTG ACGCCGGCAAGTCTACCATAGGAGGCCAGCTTCT ATATTTAACAGGGATGGTAGACAAGCGGACATTGGAAAAGTACGAGCGGGAagcgaaagaaaagaacagaGAATCTTGGTACCTCTCCTGGGCACTAGACACAAATCAG GAAGAGCGTGACAAGGGCAAGACTGTGGAGGTGGGCCGTGCCTACTTTGAGACGGAGAACAAGCACTTCACACTCCTGGACGCGCCGGGTCACAGATCTTTTGTGCCCAACATGATTGGAGGTGCCTGCCAGGCTGACCTGGCTGTGCTGGTGATCTCGGCGCGCAAGGGGGAGTTTGAGACGGGATTTGAGCGAGGGGGCCAGACGCGAGAGCATGCCATGCTGGCCAAGACGGCTGGGGTTCGACACCTGGTCGTCCTGGTCAACAAGATGGACGACCCCACAGTGGAATGGTCCGAAGAGAG GTACAACGAGTGCAAGGAAAAGCTGGTGCCATACCTTCGCAAGTGTGGCTTCAACCCCAAGACTGAGCTGACATTCATGCCCTGCTCGGGACTGACGGGGGCCTACCTGAGGGAGGTGGCGCCCCCTGACGTGTGTCCCTGGTATCGGGGGCCCCCGTTCCTAGAGTACATCGACAGCCTGGCCCCGCTTAGCCGGTCTGCCGATGGCCCTTTCCGAATGCCTGCTGTTGACAAGTACAAG GACATGGGCACAGTAGTGCTGGGCAAAGTGGAGTCCGGGTCGGCAAGGCGAGGCCAGCAGCTGTTGCTGATGCCCAACCGGCGGACTGTTGAGGTGCTCCAGCTCTGGTCCGACGAGGACGAGACGAATGTGATTACTTCGGGGGAGAACGTCAAAGTCAAGCTCAAGGGTGTAGAGGAAGAG GAAGTGTCTCCAGGGTTTGTGCTGTGCGACGTGGTGAACCAGTGCAAGGTGGCCAAGGTGTTTGACGCGCAAGTGGTCATCCTGGAACACAAGTCCATCATCTGCCCTGGCTACAGCGCCGTGCTGCACATTCACGCTGCCATCGAGGAGTGCTCGGTCAAG ACTATCATCTGCCTAGTGGACCGCAAGTCAGGCGAGAAAAGCAAGACGCGGCCACGGTTTGTGAAGCAGGACCAGATTGCCATCATGCGCATGGAATGCGCAGGCGTTGTGTGCATGGAGCCATTCAAGGAGTTCCCCCAGATGGGACGCTTCACCCTGAGGGACGAAG GTCGCACCATTGCCATTGGGAAGGTGCTGCGGGTGGTGGAATGA